The Thalassotalea sp. HSM 43 genome window below encodes:
- the ispG gene encoding flavodoxin-dependent (E)-4-hydroxy-3-methylbut-2-enyl-diphosphate synthase, which translates to MFSESPIKRRKSKQIMVGDVAVGGDAPISVQSMTNTKTTDVDATVAQIRALENVGADIVRVSVPTMDAAEAFKLIKQQVKVPLVADIHFDYRIALKVAEYGVDCLRINPGNIGKEDRIRQVVDAARDKNIPIRIGVNGGSLERDLQEKYGEPTPEALVESAMRHVDILDRLNFDQFKVSVKASDAFLAVGAYRLLAKQIDNPLHLGITEAGGFRSGAVKSAVGMGMLLAEGIGDTLRVSLAANPVEEIKVGFDILKSLRLRSRGINFIACPSCSRQEFDVISTVNALEERLEDIITPMDVSIIGCVVNGPGEATISDLGLTGSAKKSGFYVDGERQRERIDNLDIVDQLERKIRAKAQMMDSNNRIDIKQS; encoded by the coding sequence ATGTTTAGTGAATCTCCTATTAAACGCCGTAAGTCAAAACAAATTATGGTTGGTGATGTCGCCGTCGGTGGTGATGCGCCTATTTCTGTGCAATCGATGACCAACACCAAGACTACCGATGTTGATGCGACGGTGGCACAAATTCGTGCTCTGGAAAATGTCGGTGCCGATATTGTCCGAGTCAGTGTGCCGACTATGGATGCCGCAGAAGCGTTTAAACTGATTAAACAACAGGTCAAAGTGCCTTTAGTCGCCGATATACACTTTGATTATCGTATCGCCCTTAAAGTGGCAGAGTACGGTGTTGATTGTTTGCGCATTAACCCAGGTAACATTGGTAAAGAAGACCGAATTCGCCAAGTGGTTGATGCCGCTCGTGATAAAAATATTCCCATTCGTATCGGTGTTAATGGTGGTTCGTTAGAACGTGACTTACAAGAAAAGTACGGTGAACCGACGCCAGAAGCTCTGGTTGAATCGGCCATGCGCCACGTTGATATCCTAGATCGACTTAACTTCGATCAATTTAAGGTCAGTGTGAAAGCCTCGGATGCCTTTTTAGCGGTCGGCGCCTATCGTTTGTTGGCGAAACAAATCGACAATCCATTGCATTTGGGGATCACCGAAGCCGGTGGGTTTCGCTCCGGTGCGGTAAAATCGGCGGTTGGCATGGGCATGCTGTTAGCGGAAGGTATTGGTGATACGTTGCGCGTCTCGTTAGCGGCAAATCCGGTTGAAGAGATTAAAGTTGGTTTTGATATTCTAAAATCGTTGCGTTTGAGAAGCCGCGGTATCAATTTTATCGCCTGTCCAAGCTGCTCACGTCAGGAATTCGATGTCATCTCTACCGTCAATGCGCTAGAGGAACGTTTGGAAGATATTATCACGCCTATGGATGTGTCTATTATCGGCTGTGTTGTTAATGGTCCTGGGGAAGCTACAATTTCTGATTTAGGCTTAACCGGTAGTGCGAAAAAGTCGGGTTTTTACGTCGATGGCGAACGCCAAAGAGAGCGAATTGACAACCTTGATATTGTTGATCAGCTTGAACGTAAAATTCGTGCTAAAGCACAAATGATGGATAGCAATAATCGAATCGACATAAAACAATCCTGA
- the hisS gene encoding histidine--tRNA ligase: MSKAIQAIRGMNDCLPGETNKWQMVEDVLRRVASNYGYAEIRMPIVESTNLFKRSIGEVTDIVEKEMYTFDDRNGDSLTLRPEGTASCVRAGNQHGLLYNQEQRLWYMGPMFRHERPQKGRYRQFHQFGIESFGISTADIDAEVILLSARLWRELGISEFVTLELNSLGSNEARAQYRDALIAFLEQHQDILDEDSKRRMYSNPLRVLDSKNPDVQALLKDAPSLSEHLDPESKQHFDELCKRLDAAGVSYRINERLVRGLDYYNRTVFEWVTDSLGAQGTVCAGGRYDGLVEQLGGKGTPGVGFALGIERLVLMLTELEKLGNIRSSVDAYIVMAGEQAEITGVALAEQWRDQVKDIRIQCHCGGGKFNKQLKRADKSGAQVAIILGDSEIEQQQATIKYLREKKEQQTVPFDGVAKLLEELI, translated from the coding sequence GTGAGCAAAGCGATTCAGGCAATTCGCGGCATGAACGACTGTTTGCCAGGTGAAACCAATAAGTGGCAAATGGTAGAAGACGTGTTGCGTCGAGTAGCCAGCAATTATGGATATGCAGAAATACGCATGCCGATTGTTGAGTCTACCAATCTTTTTAAACGCAGTATTGGTGAAGTGACCGATATCGTTGAAAAAGAAATGTATACCTTTGACGACAGAAACGGTGATAGCTTAACCTTGCGTCCAGAAGGAACGGCAAGTTGTGTGCGTGCCGGTAATCAGCATGGTTTGTTATACAACCAAGAACAACGTCTATGGTATATGGGACCAATGTTCCGCCATGAGCGCCCACAAAAAGGTCGTTATCGTCAATTCCATCAATTTGGTATTGAAAGCTTTGGTATCAGCACCGCTGATATCGACGCCGAAGTTATTTTACTTAGTGCTCGTTTATGGCGGGAACTTGGTATCAGTGAGTTTGTCACACTAGAGTTGAATTCATTAGGCTCTAATGAGGCGCGTGCTCAATATCGAGATGCATTGATTGCATTTTTAGAGCAACATCAAGATATTCTTGATGAAGACAGCAAACGTCGTATGTATTCTAACCCGCTACGGGTGTTGGATTCTAAGAACCCTGACGTGCAAGCATTGTTAAAAGATGCACCAAGTTTATCAGAGCACCTTGATCCTGAATCAAAGCAGCATTTTGATGAATTGTGTAAACGTTTAGATGCAGCTGGGGTGAGTTATCGTATCAACGAGCGTTTGGTTCGTGGCTTAGATTATTATAATCGCACTGTGTTTGAGTGGGTCACTGACAGTCTGGGCGCACAAGGCACGGTATGTGCTGGTGGTCGCTATGACGGTTTGGTGGAACAACTCGGTGGTAAAGGTACACCAGGTGTTGGTTTTGCTTTAGGCATCGAACGTTTGGTTCTTATGTTGACTGAACTGGAAAAGCTCGGCAATATTCGTTCATCGGTAGATGCTTACATCGTTATGGCTGGTGAGCAGGCAGAAATTACAGGTGTCGCACTTGCAGAGCAATGGCGAGATCAAGTAAAAGATATACGTATTCAATGTCACTGTGGTGGTGGCAAATTTAATAAACAATTAAAACGCGCGGATAAGTCTGGTGCTCAAGTTGCAATCATCTTAGGTGACAGTGAAATTGAGCAGCAACAGGCAACAATCAAATATTTGCGTGAGAAAAAAGAGCAACAAACGGTACCGTTCGATGGTGTCGCTAAATTGCTTGAAGAATTAATTTAA